One genomic window of Desulfurococcus mucosus DSM 2162 includes the following:
- a CDS encoding class I SAM-dependent methyltransferase, with translation MDAANRFKPVEGYWFTYFTVEELRRQQGCVDITLDIGLSRTRVCVENNRITIGELEASIGDLEPSEPDRIVLLEKSGRIYEVLLHSEKGFYKLKATGENTAPTLEINGIHMHRIQGTDPWHDALVKVRAAKVRRGMSVLDTCMGLGYTAIASLEKDAGFVHTFEVDENVVWIAERNPWSRSLSSGRIRIEIRDVVEGVSTLPSESFGRIIHDPPRFTRSTGELYSLDFYIELYRVLQPGGVLFHYTGEPRRHGAPDILKGIRNRLSRAGFENIFYDPDAQGFVCVKKQ, from the coding sequence ATGGATGCCGCCAACCGCTTCAAGCCTGTTGAAGGATACTGGTTCACATATTTCACGGTGGAAGAATTAAGGAGGCAACAGGGCTGCGTCGACATTACACTTGACATAGGCTTGTCGAGGACAAGGGTCTGCGTGGAGAACAACAGGATCACTATAGGAGAGCTGGAAGCCAGTATAGGAGACCTCGAGCCAAGCGAGCCGGATAGAATAGTGCTTCTCGAGAAGTCCGGGAGGATATACGAGGTTCTACTGCATTCCGAGAAAGGCTTCTACAAGTTGAAGGCAACCGGGGAGAACACGGCTCCCACGCTTGAAATAAACGGAATCCACATGCATAGAATACAGGGAACCGATCCGTGGCACGATGCATTAGTTAAGGTTCGCGCTGCTAAAGTGAGGAGAGGTATGAGCGTCCTAGACACATGCATGGGCTTAGGCTACACGGCCATAGCCTCCCTGGAGAAAGATGCCGGCTTCGTGCATACTTTTGAAGTAGATGAGAATGTGGTGTGGATAGCTGAGAGGAACCCGTGGAGCAGGAGTCTAAGTAGCGGGAGAATCAGGATTGAGATAAGGGATGTCGTGGAAGGCGTTTCAACGCTTCCCTCAGAGTCCTTTGGGAGGATAATACATGATCCTCCCAGGTTCACTAGAAGTACCGGTGAACTTTACAGCCTTGACTTTTACATTGAGCTCTACAGGGTTCTACAACCCGGTGGAGTGCTCTTCCATTACACGGGTGAGCCAAGGCGCCATGGAGCACCGGATATACTTAAGGGGATAAGGAACAGGCTGTCTAGAGCTGGCTTCGAAAACATCTTCTACGACCCGGATGCACAGGGATTCGTCTGCGTGAAGAAGCAGTAA
- a CDS encoding CopG family ribbon-helix-helix protein: MSRHVKRRFGISIPSNIAERLDNLAELLHCDRSTIVSNALNEYIHENLHGEKEHECRGVIVAYTSASPPPNLFSKYTDVVSAYSLYKVRDGFIMVLVVEGSSRLINELRTRISSHASVQRYMPLDTSYSQGEG, translated from the coding sequence ATGAGTAGGCATGTAAAGAGGAGATTCGGTATAAGTATACCGTCAAACATAGCTGAGAGACTCGATAACCTCGCAGAGCTGTTGCACTGCGATAGATCCACCATAGTCTCCAATGCGTTGAACGAGTACATACATGAAAACCTCCACGGGGAAAAAGAGCATGAATGTAGAGGTGTGATAGTGGCCTACACGAGTGCTTCCCCGCCGCCAAACCTCTTCTCCAAGTATACTGATGTGGTTTCAGCCTATAGTTTATACAAGGTGCGCGACGGCTTCATCATGGTCCTCGTGGTCGAGGGATCCTCGAGACTGATAAACGAGTTGAGGACACGTATCTCGTCACACGCCTCCGTCCAGAGATACATGCCACTCGACACATCATACAGCCAGGGTGAAGGGTAG
- a CDS encoding metal ABC transporter permease: MSGGRVVLLALVSLFFSLLLAEASRTVGVEKTLVYWLTGLALSSVGLLTYYRGLEFLVAGSTHGSFLAVTLGYLLASLFNTSIYYSAIPIGLALVYIAGYFIYRGLDPNKVSSFMVSFTSSAGVIAAYYVLTAFPARYSLSSIMLGDPVLMTVNDMIAASTISFIVLALVLLIYEETVFISIDPVSAKIAGLRVWLYDFASFTAIGLATIGLLRVSGYIMEHVMILLPPLIGARISGNSREHLFSTLLVSTASSALGYLVAIEQGLSPVGASGLILVLLFLYTVFIRRQGRHE, from the coding sequence ATGAGTGGCGGAAGAGTTGTATTGCTGGCACTTGTTTCACTGTTTTTCTCCCTGTTGCTTGCAGAGGCTTCCCGAACAGTAGGGGTTGAGAAAACACTGGTATACTGGCTCACCGGGCTGGCGTTAAGCTCCGTTGGACTACTAACATATTACAGGGGGCTAGAATTCCTTGTAGCCGGCTCCACCCATGGCAGCTTCCTGGCCGTTACATTGGGTTACCTGCTGGCATCACTATTCAACACGAGTATCTATTACTCAGCTATACCCATAGGACTGGCACTGGTCTACATAGCAGGCTACTTCATCTACAGGGGACTGGACCCCAACAAAGTATCCTCCTTCATGGTCTCGTTTACTTCATCAGCAGGCGTTATTGCAGCATACTATGTGTTAACAGCTTTCCCAGCACGCTACAGCTTGTCAAGCATAATGCTCGGGGACCCTGTTCTCATGACTGTGAACGACATGATTGCGGCATCGACAATATCATTCATCGTCTTAGCCCTAGTACTTCTAATCTACGAGGAAACAGTCTTCATAAGCATCGACCCTGTGTCAGCCAAGATCGCCGGGTTAAGGGTCTGGCTTTACGACTTTGCATCGTTCACAGCGATAGGTCTCGCAACAATAGGGTTGCTAAGGGTCAGCGGATACATAATGGAGCACGTCATGATCCTCCTGCCGCCTCTAATAGGGGCAAGAATCTCCGGCAACAGCAGAGAGCACTTGTTTTCAACGCTACTAGTATCAACAGCATCCTCCGCACTGGGATACCTCGTGGCAATAGAACAAGGGTTGAGTCCCGTCGGCGCAAGCGGCTTAATCCTTGTACTCCTCTTCCTTTACACAGTGTTCATTAGGAGGCAGGGTCGCCATGAGTAG
- a CDS encoding metal ABC transporter substrate-binding protein yields MIARSLPHVTIVLLVLISILPAQTAVAEGGIRVITVFPSMVNDVKSLLCDNDSVDYLVPPGVDPHEYQLSTSDYDKLRKATLIVSTGHTGVEMQISELVMQGGLNATLINILEIPGLRIAINPSTGQENLHMPIYDPLNYLLFVENLTSTLVALNPSKADCYRAKAMDVIASLARLISKSHGRYMGVPTVVDTPVLQYAVEWMGFKVVKSLIPEHDVQPSPLDLSTVEGLLRNGTIPIVFYTSPPVSSESNTLVELSRRYGVVAVGIPSPMAEGSIPGKLGYVVSVLGNVSINNAGVTGASPAQSGLSEYLMIVVYIIVGFIAGLIASRWLLK; encoded by the coding sequence ATGATTGCACGCTCACTCCCTCATGTCACCATAGTTCTGCTGGTATTGATTAGCATACTGCCTGCGCAGACCGCTGTTGCAGAAGGCGGGATACGCGTCATCACAGTGTTTCCAAGCATGGTTAACGATGTGAAGTCCCTTCTATGCGATAACGATAGTGTCGACTATTTAGTTCCCCCTGGCGTCGACCCCCATGAATACCAGTTGTCGACCAGTGATTACGATAAATTAAGGAAGGCCACATTGATAGTTTCAACCGGCCATACCGGCGTGGAGATGCAGATAAGTGAGCTCGTAATGCAGGGCGGGTTGAACGCCACCCTGATCAATATATTGGAGATCCCCGGGCTCCGGATAGCCATCAACCCGTCTACGGGGCAGGAAAACCTGCACATGCCGATATATGACCCCTTGAACTATCTTCTATTCGTTGAAAACCTTACGTCTACATTAGTGGCTCTAAACCCCTCTAAGGCAGACTGCTATAGGGCGAAGGCCATGGATGTGATAGCTTCTCTCGCACGCTTGATTTCGAAAAGCCATGGGAGATACATGGGGGTGCCCACGGTGGTAGACACACCGGTGTTACAGTACGCCGTCGAGTGGATGGGATTCAAAGTGGTGAAGTCGCTTATACCTGAACACGATGTCCAGCCTAGCCCCCTGGATCTGAGTACAGTAGAGGGATTGCTGAGGAATGGAACCATACCAATCGTATTCTACACGTCGCCTCCTGTTTCAAGCGAGAGCAATACCCTGGTAGAATTGTCGAGACGATACGGGGTGGTAGCAGTCGGGATCCCGTCACCCATGGCTGAAGGCTCCATACCTGGGAAACTAGGATACGTGGTTTCAGTGCTTGGCAATGTAAGCATCAATAATGCAGGGGTTACCGGGGCATCCCCGGCTCAAAGCGGGCTTTCAGAGTACCTCATGATAGTAGTCTACATTATTGTAGGCTTCATAGCCGGTCTAATTGCATCAAGGTGGCTGCTTAAATGA
- a CDS encoding metal ABC transporter ATP-binding protein, which translates to MLIELVNVTVGRGGTVVLRDVNSIIKGPGLVQVIGPNGAGKTTLFLTILGVIRPVRGVVRVNGVEVNGDPGKLGEMVSYVPQRFYMPRDAPLSLWEFVEMYAKTYSRRGGARGSLDYVRSKVSSALETVRLPREVWQRRVSELSGGQLQRALIARALSVDAEILLMDEPLSNIDPEGRGILADIIGELSREKLLLVSSHDPMLLLPYTSKILLLGYGEYRYGDPDEILTREALVKIYKGCAIILSDHAHIADWH; encoded by the coding sequence ATGCTGATAGAACTAGTGAATGTAACCGTTGGACGCGGTGGTACAGTGGTATTGAGAGATGTAAACTCCATTATTAAGGGGCCTGGACTAGTACAGGTGATAGGGCCGAATGGTGCAGGTAAGACAACGCTTTTCCTCACGATTCTAGGTGTGATACGGCCTGTTAGAGGAGTCGTTAGAGTGAACGGTGTCGAGGTGAATGGCGACCCTGGGAAACTGGGGGAGATGGTGTCCTATGTGCCGCAGAGATTCTATATGCCTCGAGATGCCCCTTTATCCCTCTGGGAGTTCGTTGAAATGTATGCTAAGACATATAGTAGGAGAGGCGGGGCCCGTGGATCCCTAGACTATGTGAGGAGCAAAGTATCCTCGGCCCTGGAAACCGTGAGGCTACCTAGGGAGGTTTGGCAGAGAAGGGTTAGTGAGCTGAGCGGGGGGCAACTCCAGAGGGCTTTAATCGCCAGGGCTCTCTCAGTGGATGCGGAGATACTCCTGATGGATGAACCCCTCTCCAACATAGATCCTGAAGGAAGAGGCATTCTGGCTGACATAATAGGTGAGCTCTCAAGGGAGAAACTCCTACTTGTATCGAGCCACGACCCCATGCTTCTCCTACCCTACACAAGCAAGATACTGTTACTCGGGTATGGAGAGTATAGGTATGGTGATCCAGACGAGATACTCACACGGGAAGCCCTCGTGAAGATATATAAGGGGTGTGCCATAATACTCAGCGACCACGCACACATAGCTGATTGGCACTGA
- a CDS encoding xanthine dehydrogenase family protein molybdopterin-binding subunit translates to MSKPEYVEIVEKVFNETKEKPTKEFKYVGKHVVRWDAISKLTGKPIYTADFIRLLKNPVFVYSVRSRYAHAWIKSIDVSEAARYPGVVRVITSRDIPGINDVGYVLPDQPLIADRKVRYIGDTVALVVAESLENARDAGERVHVDYEPLEVFIDPLKIVEWNGLREKPHTLIHDERGSDILSRYKIRVGNIDEAFRNASVIVENEYRTPMQEHAYLEPEAAIAIPEPDGGVTIYAKTQCPFDTRRAVSNVLGLPFNMVRVIAPALGGGFGGAEDVGNEIAAKAALAAMYTKRPAVVLHTREESIIGHTKRHPMIARYRHAAKRDGTLLGVEAEIVLDTGAYASLGPFVGWRAIVHSTGPYKVYNAKVDLAVVYTNRVPAGAFRGFGNPQVTFAVERQMDILAEELGIDPVEIRLRNALRPGDRTVHGQLLDHGVGLVEAIERAVELSKWHEKRKLYSQISGSMRRGIGIAVFYHGNSIGAEGADYSSATIIIQRDGSILFRTGLTDMGQGSIQGLVNIAAEILGVPPNYFKVELPDTASTPDSGPTVASRSTAMGGNATLVAAYKLRRRLNELASSMLGCKSPEDVVIDAPKVYCRDDPGHHITWKELVEQAFWKGVPLQEFGYYRAPPAEWHEETGTGQPYFTYTYGAIVSDVEVDMETGVVRVKEAVTVYDIGRVINRTGAEHHGVGGYLQGMGYALMEDTYHSPDGHVYNTNLSTYHIPTGMDIPERIIVDFVEAGYIRAPFGAKGLGEPSIVGIAPSIANAVAHALRSKEAAREVARIPLTPDYVYGIIKRHGLLR, encoded by the coding sequence ATGAGTAAGCCTGAGTATGTTGAGATAGTTGAAAAAGTATTCAATGAAACCAAGGAGAAGCCGACGAAGGAGTTCAAGTATGTTGGCAAGCATGTAGTGAGATGGGACGCCATAAGTAAGTTAACGGGTAAGCCGATATACACAGCCGACTTCATAAGGCTCCTCAAGAACCCTGTATTCGTGTACAGCGTGAGGTCAAGGTACGCCCATGCATGGATCAAGAGCATCGATGTCTCGGAGGCAGCTAGATACCCAGGCGTTGTAAGGGTGATTACATCTAGGGACATACCCGGTATAAATGACGTCGGCTACGTACTACCCGACCAACCTCTTATAGCAGATAGGAAAGTAAGGTACATAGGTGATACAGTTGCACTAGTAGTGGCTGAAAGCCTTGAAAACGCCAGGGACGCTGGGGAAAGAGTGCACGTTGACTACGAGCCACTAGAAGTATTCATAGACCCATTGAAGATAGTTGAATGGAACGGGCTGAGGGAGAAGCCACATACCCTGATACATGATGAACGCGGAAGCGACATCTTATCGAGATACAAGATCAGGGTTGGAAACATTGATGAAGCATTCAGAAATGCCAGTGTAATAGTGGAGAACGAATACAGAACTCCTATGCAGGAGCACGCATACCTAGAGCCCGAGGCAGCCATCGCCATACCTGAGCCGGATGGAGGAGTCACAATATATGCTAAGACACAGTGTCCCTTCGACACAAGACGGGCTGTCTCCAACGTCCTGGGACTCCCATTCAACATGGTGAGAGTCATAGCCCCGGCACTCGGAGGAGGCTTCGGCGGTGCAGAGGATGTTGGAAACGAGATCGCCGCTAAGGCGGCGCTGGCAGCCATGTATACCAAGAGACCGGCGGTAGTGTTGCATACAAGGGAGGAGTCAATAATAGGTCACACGAAGAGGCATCCCATGATAGCCAGGTATAGGCACGCAGCCAAGAGAGACGGGACATTACTAGGTGTTGAAGCAGAGATAGTGCTTGACACCGGTGCGTACGCCAGCCTGGGGCCCTTCGTGGGATGGAGGGCTATAGTCCACAGCACAGGCCCCTACAAGGTGTATAATGCGAAAGTCGACCTAGCGGTCGTCTACACTAACAGGGTACCGGCTGGAGCGTTCAGGGGCTTCGGAAACCCGCAGGTCACCTTCGCTGTAGAGAGGCAGATGGACATACTGGCAGAGGAGCTTGGAATAGACCCAGTGGAGATAAGGCTCAGGAACGCCCTGAGACCCGGGGATAGAACAGTCCATGGGCAACTATTGGATCACGGCGTTGGACTGGTTGAGGCAATAGAGAGGGCCGTGGAGCTGAGCAAGTGGCACGAGAAGAGGAAGCTGTACTCGCAGATAAGTGGCAGCATGAGGCGTGGAATAGGTATAGCGGTATTCTACCACGGTAACAGTATTGGAGCGGAGGGAGCGGACTACTCATCGGCAACGATCATAATCCAGAGGGATGGAAGTATATTGTTCAGGACAGGGCTGACAGACATGGGGCAGGGATCCATCCAGGGATTAGTGAACATAGCTGCCGAGATACTGGGTGTGCCGCCAAACTACTTCAAGGTGGAGCTCCCCGATACAGCGTCCACACCTGACTCGGGTCCCACGGTTGCATCGAGAAGCACTGCCATGGGTGGAAACGCAACACTAGTCGCAGCCTACAAGCTGAGGAGAAGGCTCAACGAGCTTGCATCTTCAATGCTTGGATGCAAGAGCCCCGAGGATGTTGTAATAGATGCTCCGAAAGTATATTGTAGAGACGACCCAGGTCACCATATAACCTGGAAGGAGCTTGTTGAGCAGGCATTCTGGAAGGGTGTTCCACTACAGGAGTTCGGCTACTATAGGGCGCCTCCAGCCGAGTGGCATGAGGAAACCGGTACAGGACAACCATACTTCACCTACACCTATGGAGCCATAGTGAGCGACGTTGAAGTTGACATGGAGACAGGTGTCGTCAGAGTCAAGGAAGCAGTAACAGTCTACGATATTGGAAGAGTAATCAATAGAACTGGCGCGGAACACCACGGCGTGGGAGGATACCTGCAGGGAATGGGTTATGCATTAATGGAGGACACATATCACAGTCCCGATGGGCATGTCTATAACACTAATCTATCAACATACCACATACCTACCGGCATGGATATTCCCGAAAGGATAATTGTAGACTTCGTTGAAGCAGGCTACATTAGGGCACCATTCGGTGCAAAGGGACTTGGAGAACCATCGATCGTGGGTATAGCTCCAAGCATAGCCAATGCAGTTGCGCACGCGTTGAGAAGCAAGGAGGCAGCCAGGGAAGTTGCCAGGATACCGTTGACGCCTGACTACGTATACGGCATTATAAAGAGACATGGATTATTGAGGTAG
- a CDS encoding (2Fe-2S)-binding protein: protein MTRTVKVKLEVNGVEHILEVPPHERLIDTLRYRLGLTSVKEGCGRGECGTCIVLVNGLPRHSCLTLTSTLDGAKVTTLEGLAPEGKLHAIQVAFIETRGVQCGFCTPGFMMMTKALLDHNPNPSFEEVKEWLSSTLCRCGSYHYYFAAAKLAAKYISEGKVYFDEKQVREKYHMKVVS, encoded by the coding sequence TTGACGAGAACCGTTAAGGTGAAGCTCGAGGTAAACGGTGTTGAACACATCTTAGAGGTGCCGCCACATGAGAGACTCATAGACACACTGAGGTACAGGCTTGGACTAACCAGCGTCAAGGAAGGATGTGGAAGAGGAGAATGCGGTACATGTATAGTGTTGGTGAACGGCTTGCCGAGGCATTCATGCCTAACATTGACGTCGACGCTGGACGGAGCCAAGGTAACAACCCTTGAGGGCTTAGCGCCTGAAGGGAAACTACACGCCATCCAGGTGGCATTCATTGAGACCAGGGGCGTGCAATGCGGGTTCTGTACACCGGGCTTCATGATGATGACCAAGGCGTTACTGGATCATAATCCCAACCCAAGCTTCGAAGAGGTGAAAGAGTGGTTGAGCAGCACTCTCTGCAGATGTGGAAGCTACCACTACTACTTTGCTGCCGCAAAGCTTGCCGCGAAGTACATTAGTGAAGGGAAAGTCTACTTCGATGAGAAGCAGGTGAGGGAGAAGTATCATATGAAGGTGGTGTCCTAG
- a CDS encoding FAD binding domain-containing protein produces the protein MFDVYRPRDIHDALQFLDKYSPEAKPLAGGTELLVLIRDRRIPVPRFLVDLSPLKKDLSYVKIENGVVRIGALTTLWEISRSTLHRDIRYAGFTDVFKKFGTMAIRFNATIGGNIASATQYSDYITLLLVYDARLRLESASGVREVSLEEFLVDKRTTIIKPNELITEISFREPPSGTSSAFIKFDRRELIIAGIVTGAFYLTKEGERVKDVRIAFDMVKERRIPGRARMTEECVIGKTLSESVLREAESCLEREMKRISDWWTSDEYRLDMSKTSLRRGLLLAEKRISSGVI, from the coding sequence ATCTTCGACGTCTACCGCCCCAGAGACATCCATGACGCACTACAGTTCCTCGACAAGTATTCGCCGGAGGCAAAGCCGCTTGCTGGAGGCACAGAACTACTAGTATTGATAAGGGATAGAAGGATACCGGTGCCACGGTTCCTGGTAGACCTCTCCCCGTTGAAAAAGGATCTCTCCTATGTGAAGATCGAGAACGGAGTAGTGAGGATCGGAGCCTTGACAACACTGTGGGAGATAAGCCGGAGCACGCTCCACCGAGACATCAGGTACGCTGGCTTCACCGATGTCTTCAAGAAGTTCGGTACAATGGCGATAAGGTTTAATGCAACCATAGGCGGTAACATAGCCTCGGCAACGCAATACAGCGACTACATAACACTACTACTGGTCTACGATGCAAGACTAAGGCTTGAAAGCGCCAGCGGTGTAAGGGAGGTAAGCCTCGAGGAGTTCCTGGTCGATAAGAGGACTACAATTATCAAACCCAATGAGCTCATTACCGAGATATCCTTCAGGGAGCCCCCTAGTGGCACGAGCAGTGCCTTCATAAAGTTCGACAGGAGGGAGTTGATAATAGCTGGCATCGTCACGGGAGCATTCTACCTCACCAAGGAGGGAGAACGCGTGAAAGACGTGAGAATAGCGTTCGACATGGTGAAGGAGCGCAGGATACCTGGCAGAGCGAGGATGACGGAGGAGTGTGTAATCGGTAAAACATTGAGTGAGAGCGTTCTCAGGGAAGCCGAGTCATGCCTAGAGAGAGAAATGAAGAGGATCAGTGACTGGTGGACAAGCGATGAGTATAGGCTCGACATGTCGAAAACCTCCCTTAGGAGGGGCCTCCTCCTGGCGGAGAAACGTATCTCGAGTGGGGTGATATAG
- a CDS encoding PLP-dependent cysteine synthase family protein → MKVCRDVTECIGGTPIVRLSRILPEGFTAEIWGKMEFTNPTGSVKDRMALYMIKRAVEKGELKPGMTIVVPTTGNTGIAFSALASVLGFKVLIVIPEEMSAERFMLMRLFGAEFYFTPGGEADAGTALETARRLVAENPDKYYLFDQWGDEANIQAHYETTGREIIEQVGCPKAFVAEVGTGGTLIGIARRLKEECKDVIVAGAEPAECPVAAEWFKTGKPGPWGRHEIEGVGDGFIPDIIARNKHLLDDFVTVSSEEAIQMARKIARLEGLPVGISSGANVVAAIKLARTRKLESGDKVVTILPDYAARYFSTRLFKKKREVVNRKQLLEELDI, encoded by the coding sequence TTGAAGGTATGTAGAGATGTAACAGAATGTATTGGCGGCACCCCGATAGTGAGACTGTCAAGAATACTACCTGAAGGATTCACGGCCGAGATATGGGGTAAGATGGAGTTCACTAATCCAACGGGAAGCGTGAAGGACAGAATGGCCCTCTACATGATAAAGAGAGCCGTTGAGAAAGGCGAGTTGAAGCCGGGCATGACCATAGTGGTGCCGACGACCGGGAACACGGGGATAGCGTTCTCAGCGCTTGCAAGCGTCCTAGGCTTCAAGGTGTTGATAGTGATACCTGAAGAGATGAGTGCTGAGCGCTTCATGCTGATGAGGCTCTTTGGTGCAGAGTTCTACTTCACACCGGGCGGTGAAGCCGACGCCGGTACAGCTCTTGAAACAGCTAGGAGACTTGTCGCCGAGAACCCTGATAAATACTACCTCTTCGACCAGTGGGGTGACGAAGCCAATATACAGGCACACTATGAGACAACCGGTAGAGAGATAATAGAGCAGGTCGGATGTCCTAAGGCGTTCGTAGCAGAGGTTGGAACAGGCGGCACCCTGATAGGTATAGCTAGGAGGCTAAAGGAGGAGTGCAAGGATGTTATAGTAGCCGGTGCTGAGCCGGCTGAGTGCCCTGTCGCAGCCGAATGGTTCAAGACCGGGAAACCAGGACCATGGGGTAGGCATGAGATCGAGGGAGTGGGGGACGGCTTCATACCCGACATAATTGCTAGAAACAAGCACCTCCTAGACGACTTCGTAACCGTGAGCAGTGAGGAAGCAATACAGATGGCTAGGAAAATTGCGAGACTAGAAGGGCTCCCAGTCGGTATAAGTAGCGGGGCAAACGTAGTAGCCGCGATAAAGCTTGCCAGAACCCGTAAATTAGAGAGCGGCGACAAGGTTGTAACCATACTCCCAGACTACGCTGCCAGATACTTCAGCACAAGGCTATTCAAGAAGAAAAGGGAAGTAGTGAATAGGAAGCAATTACTGGAGGAACTCGACATTTAG